The Synergistes jonesii genomic sequence GAATCGATTCTCTGCTGCCGCCCTTCGTCACCTGCGGAGTGAACGACGCGGATATGCAGAAGCTGCGCGAAGGAATCATCGAGGCGCTGAGGGAGATGATTCGGCTCGACGAGGCTGAAGCCGAGTAGAGTCGGAGCTTTACCCGGAGCCGGTATGTCGGAACGGCCGTACTGCCGGGAACGGGAATAGAAGGGCCGAGCCACCAGGCCGGTCCGTTGAGGAGGAAATCTGAAATGGATCCTGAAAAGACGCAGTTGAGCAAGGGCTACGACCCCGTACCCATCGAGGACAAGTGGTACGCGGAATGGGTGAAGAGCGGGCTCTTCCACGCCGACGAGACGTCGGCCAAGCCGCACTTCTCGATAGTCATCCCTCCGCCGAACGTGACGGGCTCTCTGCACGTCGGACACGCGCTCGACAATACGCTGCAGGATATTCTCTGCCGCACGAAGAGGATGCAGGGCTGCGAGGTGCTCTGGCTGCCCGGCACGGACCATGCCGGCATCGCGACGCAGAATGTGGTCGAACGCTCCCTTGCAGAAGAGGGCGTTTCACGCCACGACCTCGGGCGCGAGGAATTTGTGAAAAGAGTCTGGCAGTGGAAAGAGAAATACGGCAGCACGATCATCAATCAGCTCAAGAAGCTCGGCGCGTCGTGCGACTGGGAGCGGGAGCGCTTCACGATGGACGAGGGGCTTTCACGCGCGGTCCGCAAAATATTCGTCGAGCTGCACAGAAAAGGCCTCATCTACCGTGGCAAGTACCTTATCAACTGGTGTCCGAGATGTCAGACGGCGCTTTCCGACCTGGAGGTCGAGCACGAGGAGGAGGACGGAAGGTTCTACGAGGTCTCCTATAAATTCGCGGATGGCGGGGAGGGCGCCGTCGTCGTAATGACGACGCGTCCCGAAACGATTCTCGGAGACAGCGCGATAGCGATACATCCGCGCGACGAGAAGAATCGCCGCCTCGTCGGCAAAAAAGTCGTCGTGCCTCTCGTCGGGCGCGTGATTCCCGTTATAGAAGACAATATGGTCGACCCCGATTTCGGTACAGGCTGCGTCAAGATCACGCCGGCGCACGACCCCAACGACTTCCTCGTCGGACAGCGCCACAACCTCGAACAGATACAGGTCATAGACGGGCGCGGCGTGATGAACGAAAACTCCGGCAAGTATCGGGGCATGGGGAGGTTTGAAGCGCGCGAAGCCGTCGTAGAGGATCTGAAAAAGGCAGGGCTCCTGCTCTCCGTTACAGACCTCAAGCACTCTGTGGGGCACTGCTACCGCTGCCACACCGTCATCGAACCGTACCTTTCGGAGCAGTGGTTCGTCAAGACGCGCCCTCTCGCGGATGCGGGAGTCGCCGCGGTCAAGGCCGGCAAGATAAAATTCGTGCCCGAGCAGTGGACGAACGTATACTATCAGTGGATGGAAAACATCCGCGACTGGTGCATCTCCCGCCAGCTCTGGTGGGGGCACAGAATCCCCGCTTGGTACTGCGACGAGTGTGGCTGCGTCATGGTCGAAGAGGAGACGCCGCTGAAGTGCCCGAAGTGCGGCAATGCGAAGCTGCGCCAGGACGAGGACGTCCTTGACACCTGGTTCTCGAGCGGGCTCTGGCCCTTCTCGACGATGGGCTGGCCCGACGACACGCAGACGCTCAGAAAATTCTATCCGACGTCGGTGCTCGTAACGGGCTTCGACATCATATTCTTCTGGGTGGCGCGCATGATAATGTTCGGGCTCGAAGGGATGAAGGGCGAAGTGCCCTTCCGCGACGTTTACATCCACGCGCTCGTCCGCGACGAAAAGGGACAGAAGATGAGCAAGTCGCGTGGAAACGTCATCGACCCGCTGACGATAGTCAAGGATTACGGTGCAGACGCCCTGCGCCTGACGCTCGCGGCCCTCACGGTGCAGGGGCGCGACATCTTCCTCTCGACCGAGCGCATCTCGACCTACCGCCTCTTTATGAACAAGCTTTGGAACGCAAGCCGCTTCGCTCTTATGAACCTTGGCGCGAAAGGGGAGGAGCCCCGCATCGACGAAGGGGAGCTCAAGCTGCAGGACAAGTGGATTCTCAACAGGATATCACAGATATCGGCCGAGATGACGCGCCTGCTCGACGGCTACTTTTTCGGAGAGGCCGCGCGCCTCATGTACGACTTCACCTGGGGCGAGCTCTGCGACTGGTATCTGGAGCTTTCGAAACCCGCGCTGCGCGGCGAAGAGGGCGAGGCGCGCCGCAGGACGACGCAGGCCGTGCTGCTCGCGCTCTTTGAAGACGTGCTGAAGCTGCTGCATCCGATCATCCCCTTCGTCACCGAGGAACTGTGGCACGCCTTCCCCTTCGGTGAAGAGCTCATAGAGCGCTGCGGCTGGCCGAAGCCGCGCGTCGCGGAGATAGACGAAAAGCCCCTTTCGGATATGGCCTTCGTCCAGGACGTCGTGCGCGCGGTCAGGAACCTTCGCGCCGAGGCGCGCATCGCCCCTCAGCAGCTCATAGGCGGCGTAACCTTCAACGTGCACGACGCCGACAAGCTTGCGCTGTTGCGCTCCGCCGAAGAACAGACGTCGCTGCTGACGAAGGTAAAGAGAATCACCTTCGCGGAGGGAAGCTCCGAAAAGCCTGAAAAAAGCCTCGCGGCGGTACTCGACGGCGTACAGGTATATCTGCCGGTCGGCGAGCTCCTTGACGTGGAAAAAGAGATTCAGCGCCTGAAGAACGACATAGCGAAGCTCGAAAAGGAGATAGAGAAGGGCAAAGCGAAGCTCGCGAACAAAAACTTCGTCGAACGCGCGCCCGAAGAGGTCATTGAGAAGGAAAAGAGTGCCCTCGCCGACAACGAAACGAAGGCGCGCCGCATGAAGGAAAACCTCAGCAGCCTGACAGACTGATCTATATGAGCGAAAAAAAAGAATTTGCGGAAATAGAAAAAAAACTGCAGGCCATGGCGAGCCCCGGGATCCGCCCCGGGCTCGCCCGCCTTGCGAAGCTCCTCCTTGAAGCGGAGACGCCGCAGGATAAATTTCCGGCGGTCCACATCGCCGGTACGAACGGGAAGGGATCGACCGCCGCGTCGCTCTATTCGATTCTGCGCGCGTCCGGCTATAAGACGGCGCTTTACACGAGCCCTCATCTGGTAGATTTTTCCGAGCGCCTGGAAATCGACGGCAAAAGGATATCCTCCACCAAATGGCGCGGCGCGATAGCGGAGATCGAATCTATAATAGGAAGGACGCCCTTCTTTTCCGAGAATCTGCCGACGTACTTCGAACTGACGACGGCGGCTGCGATGCTGATAACGGCCGAGGAGGAGCCGGACGTCGCGATATTCGAGGCGGGGATGGGCGGACGCCTCGACGCTACGAACATACTTGGGGACGTCAGGCTCAGCGTCATCGTCCCGATAGGGCTCGATCACATGGAATATCTCGGCGGCACCCTGGCGAAGGTGGCGGCGGAAAAATTTGCGATAATGCGCAGGGGCGCGCCCGCGCTCTTCGCCGGAAGCAAAGAGCTAAACGCGCAGTTCGCCGCGGCGGCGAAGTCGAGCGGCGCCGTCCCGTACATTTTTTCTTCGCTGCGCCGAATAACCGACGCGTCGTACTCTCTGCGCGGCTGCGACTTCACGCTCGCCGACGCGGCCGGCGCGAAAGATTCATATCACACGCCGCTCGTCGGGACCTTCCAGCCGGAGAACGCTTCTCTTGCGGTAACGGCTGCCGAGCTTCTGGCGAAGGATTTCCCGAAGATCACTAAGCAGACGATAAAAGCCGGTGCCGCCTCCGCCGTCTGGCAGGGACGCATGGAGGTCGTCTCCCCGCGGCGCCCCTTTATCATAGACGGCGGACACAATCCGCACGCTATGAGGCGCGTGGCTCAGACGCTCAAAACATTGCTGCCCGGCCGGCGCGTGAATATCGTCGTCGCGATGATGAAGGACAAAGAAGTAGGACGGGCCCTCGCATATCTGCGAGGCGCGGACGCGGCCCTTTTCTGCACGCAGGTGCCGGGCAGCGCGCGCTCCCTCGACGCCTATGAGATGAAGCGCGCCGCGGAAGCGGAGGGGCTCGAAACGGCTGGCGGCTACGACGACCCGGTAGAGGCGATAAACGCGGCGCTTGCGCTGCCTTCGCCGCTGCTCTGCTGCGGCAGCCTCTTTCTCGTCGGCTACATAAAGGAACATATAGGTGAACTTCGAGGGCTTTAAAACGACGGAAGACGGACGCGGCGTCGTCGTAGAAATGGCGATGCCGCCTCTTTTACGCGGACATTTTTTCGCTAAGCTCTACGCGAGGGGGGAGATGAACGACGCGGCCCGCGGCGACCCGGGCGCCGTGTGGAGGACGCTTTCCGCGGAGTACGGAGAGACGCCGCTCGTCGCGCCGCATCAGGTGCACGGCACGAGGATAATCGAGGCCGGAGAGGCTGTGGCCCTGCCGCTGCGCCCCGAGGCGGACGCCCTGCATATCGCGCCCTCTTCGTCGGCCTTCGCGAGCCTGCGCTTTGCCGACTGCGCTCCGGTCGTGATCGCCGGCCGCGCCGAAGAGCCGTGGATGTATATACTTCATTCGGGCTTCAAAGGCACGCTTCAGAATATATCGGCCGCCGTGCTCCAAAACGCCGCGGAGAGGTACCGCTCTTTCTCCCCACGCGGCGTATGGGCGTGGGTCTGCCCCGCGATCGGCGCCGAGTGTTACTCGCGCAGAAGGGAGGATCCGTCCGCCGCGGAGGCCGTTGAAAAATTTTCCGCTGAAAACTTCCGCGAGGATGGAGAATTTTTCAGATTCGACATCAAGCGCGAGATAGCGCGCCAGATCGCCGATTTCGGCGTGCCGCGCGGCAATATTTTTATTTACGACTGTTGCACGTCCTGCCGCCGCGATTATTTTTACTCCTACCGCGCCGGCGACGGGGAAAAAAGGCTTTTTCTTTTGGCGGGGAAGGCCAAAAGCGCTGGGAAAGTGTGAGAATGTTAAAAGGCTGGATAATAATTTTTACGGCCGAGAGGTGAAGCAAATGGAAAATATCCGGGTGGGAGTCGTCGGCGTGGGGCATCTGGGGATGCACCACGCGAGGGTTTACACGGAAATTTTAGGCGCCCAGCTTGTGGGCGTCGTCGATATAAACGAGGAACGAGCACAGACGATAGCGGAACCGCTTGGCGTGCCGGCTTACGGCGATTTTGCAACGTTCCTGAGAATCGCCCGCCCGGACGCGGTCAGCATAGTCGTCCCGACGAGCAAACATTACGAGATCGCGAAGGTCGCTATGGAGCACGACGCGCACGTGCTCGTGGAAAAGCCGGTAACGACGAGCGTCGACGAGGCTGAGAAGCTGCTTAACCTGGCGGTGGAAAGGGACGTCATACTTCAGGTCGGCCACATAGAACGCTTCAACAGCGCGGTGGAGCACGTGCGCGAATTCGTCAAAGACCCCTATTTCATACAGACGCGTAGGGTCGGCCCCTTCTCGCCGCGGATAAGCGACGTCGGCGTCGTCCTCGACCTGATGATTCACGACGTGGATATAATCCTCTCGATGGTCAACTCTGAGCTGATATCCATATCGGCGATGGGGCGCTGCATACGCACCGACCACGAGGACATCGCCTCGGTGCAGCTGCGCTTTGCGAACGGCGCGATGGCTCAGATTCTCGTGAGCCGCGTCAGCGAAAAGCGCCAGCGCATGATGGAGATAACGGAAGCCGAGAGGTTTGTCACGGTGAACTTCGAGACGCAGGACATAACGGTGCAGCGCAGTGTCCGCGAGAGCGGCGGCAATATCGTCGAGGTCGTTGAGCATCCCGTCTTCCCGAAGACCGAGCCTCTGAAGATGGAGCTGCAGCATTTCATATCCTGCATACGCGACGGGCTCCAGCCCATGGTCGGCATCAAGGACGGCAAGCGCGCGCTCGAGGTCTGCGTCGCCGCGCTGCGCCAGATACACGAGGAAAAGCCGCAGAGCGCGTCCATCCTTTCCGCGATGTAAAAAACCGACGGCGGCCGCCGCTTCGAGAGTCGTTAAAAAAATCAATGACAGCTGCCGATTTAAGAGTTATTATTAAGAGAGGGAAAGATTTTTTCCTCTCTTTTTTGTGCACTCAGATGCCGGAAGGGTGATTTGCAAGTTGGCGGAAATTTTTAAAAACATACCATCTGTAAATATCCAGGCTTTCGCAGCGCTGGCGCTCTTCTGCGTTTCGCTCTTTCTCGCCAGGATGATTGTGAACATACAGTCGGGAAAGTGGCCCGGAAACGAGATGTGGATCACTTATCTGCGGGTCGTCCTCGGCTTCACCTTTGCCGCGTCGATAGGCCTCGGTTTCTACAGCTTCGCGGGAATCGACATCCTTTTCGGCCGAGGCGGACTCTGATGCGCAAAAATTTCTTGATGCTCCGCAACCAATACAATAGACAGGGAGAGTTTGATCGATGAATAATCTGCTCGAGCGCGCCGCAGCGGGCGACATAAGGGCGATAGGACGGCTGATCAGCCTTGTGGAAGCCGAGAGTTCGTCTTCGAAGGACATTATGAAGACGATATAT encodes the following:
- a CDS encoding valine--tRNA ligase yields the protein MDPEKTQLSKGYDPVPIEDKWYAEWVKSGLFHADETSAKPHFSIVIPPPNVTGSLHVGHALDNTLQDILCRTKRMQGCEVLWLPGTDHAGIATQNVVERSLAEEGVSRHDLGREEFVKRVWQWKEKYGSTIINQLKKLGASCDWERERFTMDEGLSRAVRKIFVELHRKGLIYRGKYLINWCPRCQTALSDLEVEHEEEDGRFYEVSYKFADGGEGAVVVMTTRPETILGDSAIAIHPRDEKNRRLVGKKVVVPLVGRVIPVIEDNMVDPDFGTGCVKITPAHDPNDFLVGQRHNLEQIQVIDGRGVMNENSGKYRGMGRFEAREAVVEDLKKAGLLLSVTDLKHSVGHCYRCHTVIEPYLSEQWFVKTRPLADAGVAAVKAGKIKFVPEQWTNVYYQWMENIRDWCISRQLWWGHRIPAWYCDECGCVMVEEETPLKCPKCGNAKLRQDEDVLDTWFSSGLWPFSTMGWPDDTQTLRKFYPTSVLVTGFDIIFFWVARMIMFGLEGMKGEVPFRDVYIHALVRDEKGQKMSKSRGNVIDPLTIVKDYGADALRLTLAALTVQGRDIFLSTERISTYRLFMNKLWNASRFALMNLGAKGEEPRIDEGELKLQDKWILNRISQISAEMTRLLDGYFFGEAARLMYDFTWGELCDWYLELSKPALRGEEGEARRRTTQAVLLALFEDVLKLLHPIIPFVTEELWHAFPFGEELIERCGWPKPRVAEIDEKPLSDMAFVQDVVRAVRNLRAEARIAPQQLIGGVTFNVHDADKLALLRSAEEQTSLLTKVKRITFAEGSSEKPEKSLAAVLDGVQVYLPVGELLDVEKEIQRLKNDIAKLEKEIEKGKAKLANKNFVERAPEEVIEKEKSALADNETKARRMKENLSSLTD
- a CDS encoding bifunctional folylpolyglutamate synthase/dihydrofolate synthase, yielding MSEKKEFAEIEKKLQAMASPGIRPGLARLAKLLLEAETPQDKFPAVHIAGTNGKGSTAASLYSILRASGYKTALYTSPHLVDFSERLEIDGKRISSTKWRGAIAEIESIIGRTPFFSENLPTYFELTTAAAMLITAEEEPDVAIFEAGMGGRLDATNILGDVRLSVIVPIGLDHMEYLGGTLAKVAAEKFAIMRRGAPALFAGSKELNAQFAAAAKSSGAVPYIFSSLRRITDASYSLRGCDFTLADAAGAKDSYHTPLVGTFQPENASLAVTAAELLAKDFPKITKQTIKAGAASAVWQGRMEVVSPRRPFIIDGGHNPHAMRRVAQTLKTLLPGRRVNIVVAMMKDKEVGRALAYLRGADAALFCTQVPGSARSLDAYEMKRAAEAEGLETAGGYDDPVEAINAALALPSPLLCCGSLFLVGYIKEHIGELRGL
- a CDS encoding polyphenol oxidase family protein, translating into MNFEGFKTTEDGRGVVVEMAMPPLLRGHFFAKLYARGEMNDAARGDPGAVWRTLSAEYGETPLVAPHQVHGTRIIEAGEAVALPLRPEADALHIAPSSSAFASLRFADCAPVVIAGRAEEPWMYILHSGFKGTLQNISAAVLQNAAERYRSFSPRGVWAWVCPAIGAECYSRRREDPSAAEAVEKFSAENFREDGEFFRFDIKREIARQIADFGVPRGNIFIYDCCTSCRRDYFYSYRAGDGEKRLFLLAGKAKSAGKV
- a CDS encoding Gfo/Idh/MocA family protein — protein: MENIRVGVVGVGHLGMHHARVYTEILGAQLVGVVDINEERAQTIAEPLGVPAYGDFATFLRIARPDAVSIVVPTSKHYEIAKVAMEHDAHVLVEKPVTTSVDEAEKLLNLAVERDVILQVGHIERFNSAVEHVREFVKDPYFIQTRRVGPFSPRISDVGVVLDLMIHDVDIILSMVNSELISISAMGRCIRTDHEDIASVQLRFANGAMAQILVSRVSEKRQRMMEITEAERFVTVNFETQDITVQRSVRESGGNIVEVVEHPVFPKTEPLKMELQHFISCIRDGLQPMVGIKDGKRALEVCVAALRQIHEEKPQSASILSAM
- a CDS encoding flagellar biosynthesis protein FliR yields the protein MAEIFKNIPSVNIQAFAALALFCVSLFLARMIVNIQSGKWPGNEMWITYLRVVLGFTFAASIGLGFYSFAGIDILFGRGGL